The Actinomadura sp. WMMB 499 genome includes a window with the following:
- a CDS encoding ABC transporter ATP-binding protein, which translates to MLEIEGLVVRYGARSPVLHEVGLDVAEAGVVALLGANGAGKTSLMRAVSGTLPLHGGSVAAGSIRFRGRDVTRGDPAAMVAAGLVQVPEGRHVFGALTVDENLDAGAITVRSRGERARARDEMFGMFPRLAERRRQRAGTLSGGEQQMLAIARALMSRPKLLLLDEPSLGLAPMLVKQIGEKVREISREGVPVLLVEQNAAMALEIADRAHVLELGRIVLSGPADELSRSDEVGRLYLGDGAAGDPVGSPAGDPALPRLARWSA; encoded by the coding sequence ATGCTCGAAATCGAAGGGCTCGTCGTCCGCTACGGCGCACGAAGCCCGGTACTGCACGAGGTGGGCCTCGACGTCGCCGAGGCGGGCGTGGTGGCGCTGCTGGGCGCCAACGGCGCGGGCAAGACCTCTCTCATGCGCGCCGTCTCGGGCACGTTGCCGCTGCACGGAGGATCGGTCGCCGCCGGGTCGATCCGGTTCCGCGGACGGGACGTCACCCGGGGCGACCCGGCGGCCATGGTGGCCGCCGGACTGGTGCAGGTCCCCGAGGGGCGGCACGTGTTCGGCGCGCTCACCGTCGACGAGAACCTCGACGCGGGCGCCATCACCGTCCGTTCCCGCGGCGAGCGGGCGCGCGCCCGCGACGAGATGTTCGGCATGTTCCCCCGGCTGGCCGAGCGGCGCCGCCAGCGCGCCGGCACGCTGTCCGGCGGCGAGCAGCAGATGCTGGCCATCGCCCGCGCGCTGATGTCCCGGCCGAAACTGCTGCTGCTCGACGAGCCCTCCCTCGGCCTGGCGCCGATGCTGGTGAAGCAGATCGGCGAGAAGGTGCGCGAGATCAGCCGCGAGGGCGTCCCCGTGCTGCTGGTGGAGCAGAACGCGGCGATGGCGCTGGAGATCGCCGACCGGGCGCACGTCCTGGAGCTGGGCCGGATCGTGCTGAGCGGGCCGGCCGACGAGCTGTCCCGCAGCGACGAGGTCGGCCGGCTCTACCTGGGCGACGGCGCGGCCGGCGATCCGGTCGGCAGCCCGGCCGGCGACCCGGCCCTGCCGCGGCTGGCCCGGTGGTCGGCATGA